A region from the uncultured Tateyamaria sp. genome encodes:
- a CDS encoding LysR family transcriptional regulator, with amino-acid sequence MSLHTLRSFVEVYRSGSISDAARALGLTQPAVSQHIAALETQLGRPLFARRARGMAPSPLADDLAQQIGDGLDRAEAALATMKARSVSLSGAVHIAGPAELMAEHVSRHLPVLLDAGVQVRLQFGGRAALYQMLLSGQADLAFTASKPTDPQLAGTEVGTERLLAVAAPRLADRLARAPDLQEALRAAPHIAYDTDRPLVRGWCAANQIDLGAALPVLTAPDIRAVRACAEAGAGWSVIPDYLCAPSLSAGTLRALRAPVSTPQNTLYLVWVKSALRHPRVAFARQTLLEALQGT; translated from the coding sequence ATGAGCCTGCACACCTTGCGTTCCTTTGTCGAAGTGTACCGGTCCGGGTCGATCAGCGATGCGGCGCGGGCCCTTGGCCTGACGCAGCCCGCCGTGTCGCAGCACATCGCCGCGCTGGAAACCCAGCTGGGCCGGCCCTTGTTCGCGCGGCGCGCGCGGGGCATGGCCCCGTCGCCGCTGGCCGATGATCTGGCACAGCAGATCGGCGACGGGTTGGACCGGGCCGAAGCAGCACTGGCCACGATGAAGGCGCGGTCCGTCAGCCTGTCCGGTGCGGTGCACATTGCCGGGCCAGCCGAGTTGATGGCCGAACATGTGTCCCGTCACCTGCCCGTGCTGCTGGATGCGGGCGTTCAGGTGCGCCTGCAGTTTGGCGGGCGTGCGGCCCTGTACCAGATGCTGCTGAGCGGTCAGGCGGACCTGGCGTTTACCGCATCCAAACCCACAGACCCGCAGCTGGCCGGGACCGAGGTCGGGACGGAGCGGTTGCTGGCCGTGGCGGCGCCGCGCCTTGCGGACCGCCTGGCCCGCGCCCCGGATTTGCAGGAGGCGCTGCGCGCGGCACCGCATATCGCCTATGACACCGACCGCCCGCTGGTTCGCGGCTGGTGTGCGGCCAACCAGATTGATCTGGGTGCTGCCCTGCCCGTGCTGACCGCACCCGACATCCGCGCGGTGCGCGCCTGTGCCGAGGCGGGCGCGGGGTGGTCCGTGATCCCAGATTACCTGTGTGCCCCAAGCCTGAGCGCCGGAACACTGCGCGCGCTGCGGGCCCCGGTGTCCACGCCGCAAAACACGCTGTACCTGGTTTGGGTCAAAAGTGCGCTGCGCCACCCAAGGGTTGCCTTTGCCCGTCAGACATTGCTGGAGGCGTTGCAGGGGACCTAG
- a CDS encoding type 1 glutamine amidotransferase domain-containing protein, which translates to MTTANILMIATSAAQMDNGDATGVWLEELTTPYYAFSDAGADVTLASITGGAIPVDQRSVAPAGENDASVERYLNDADLTAKVAQTPRFTDIDPGQFDAIFLPGGHGTMFDYPDDLDLAALVEAFDRAGKVVAAVCHGPAGLVQAKAADGTPLVKGRRVAAFTDSEEHAVGLQDAVPFLLETKLKDLGATHEAAPDFEAFAVRDGTLVTGQNPASAQKTADLVLQAVADIRAAA; encoded by the coding sequence ATGACCACCGCAAACATTCTGATGATCGCGACATCCGCCGCCCAAATGGACAACGGGGACGCAACCGGCGTCTGGCTGGAAGAACTCACAACGCCCTATTACGCCTTTTCGGATGCGGGGGCAGATGTCACGTTGGCCTCGATCACGGGCGGGGCCATCCCGGTTGACCAGCGCAGCGTGGCACCCGCAGGTGAAAACGACGCCTCGGTTGAACGGTACCTGAACGATGCCGATCTCACGGCCAAGGTGGCACAGACGCCCCGCTTCACCGATATCGATCCCGGGCAATTCGACGCGATCTTTCTGCCGGGCGGACATGGGACAATGTTCGACTACCCGGATGATCTGGACCTTGCCGCACTGGTCGAGGCGTTTGACCGCGCGGGCAAGGTCGTTGCGGCCGTCTGCCATGGCCCGGCGGGGCTTGTGCAGGCCAAGGCCGCGGATGGGACGCCGCTGGTCAAGGGGCGCCGTGTCGCGGCCTTCACGGACAGCGAGGAACACGCGGTCGGCCTGCAAGATGCCGTTCCCTTCCTGCTGGAAACCAAGCTGAAAGACCTGGGCGCCACGCACGAAGCGGCCCCCGATTTCGAGGCGTTCGCAGTGCGGGATGGCACGCTGGTCACCGGACAGAACCCGGCCTCGGCGCAGAAAACGGCGGATCTGGTGTTGCAGGCCGTCGCCGATATCCGCGCCGCTGCGTGA